AGTTATCTTTATCCAGATCTACAGTAGCTTTAAAAGTACCGTTCTTTAATTTTTTAAGCGGAGTCGTTTTAGCATTCCATTCATTAAAATTTCCTACAACAGATACTTTTTTAGCATCTTCCGCTAGTATAGAAAAAGTGACTTTGCAAACTGGTTTGCTTTTTAAATATTGTTTTGTAATAGCCATAATAATATATTTTTTGTGTTGTTGTATATTACAAATTTAAGAAACAATTTCTCAGACATTAGCTTTTAACCTATTAAACAGCAAAGAATTATTGATTTATTAATATCAATTCACAAAATTTTAAAGTTGATAAAAATTACTGTACATTAATTCTATTATCACCACGAAATATTTGTTATTTATTGATTTTCAGTTACTTCTAAATAAAAATAATTTCAAAGAATCAATCTCGTTAAGATTCTAAATATATCTTAAAGAATCACTAAAAAGCAGTAACTTTACCCTTATTTTCAAGTATTATGTTCGGTAAAAAGAAAAACATCCCACAAATAGATAAAGACCAATTAGAGCTTATTGAAAATGCTCAAAAGCGTGTCAAACAAAAAAAGCGATTATACATTCATTTTGTTGTGTTTTTAATAGGCGCAGTATTTTTAATAGTAACGAATACCCTTTTAGGAGTAGGTGAAAATTTCAAAATTCTAGGCTATGATTGGTTTTTATTTGCTATTTTATTTTGGCTATTCTTATTTGTCTATCACCTTTTCAATGTATTTATTACGCATAAATTTATGGGCAAAGCTTGGGAACAAGCTCAGCTTAACAAGCTAGTTTCTAAACAGCAGCTTGGTATTGAAAAATTGAAGCAAAACCTTCCTAAAGAAGTAAGTACTATTCAAAAAAATGCTGTTATTGATGCTCCAAAACAAACACTTACAATAATTGTAGCCACAGCCGAAAATGATGCCATAGGTAAACACAATAAATTAATTTGGCACATAAGTGATGATTTAAAACGATTTAAAAATCTTACAAGCGGACATCATATTATAATGGGGCGTAAAACGTTTGAAAGTTTTCCTAAGCCACTACCAAACAGAACACATATAGTCATTACAAGAAATCCCAATTACCAAGTTCCGGTTGGAGTTGTACTTGTGAATTCTTTAGAAGCTGCTATTAAAGCGTGTGCAACCGATCCACAACCTTACATCATTGGTGGTGGTGAAATTTATAAACAAGCCATTCTAGTTGCCGATAAAATAGAACTCACGCGCGTACACGAATCATTTCCAGCCGACACCTTTTTTCCTAAAGTTGACAGCTCCATTTGGAAAGAAACAAATTCAATTTTTCATAAAAAGGATGAGAAAAATGAATTCGATTTTACGTTTTTAACTTATGAAAGAAAATAGTTATTACATAATATAATTATAGATTTCAATAGATGTTAGTATTTAAGAGGCTGTAATAAATAGGTTTATAAACGTGTTTAAAAGCTTTTCATTAAATTTGAAGCATGTTAAAAGCATTAATCTATTTTTTTTTATCACTATCTATTACATCTTGTGCTTCAACAGGAAAATGGGCTAGCAAAGTTACAAAAAGTAACATAAGTTATAAAGTAACTGATTCTAATGAACCCATTAAAGATTTCACAGGTAATTATCTAACCGTTATTTACCTTGAAAATTTGATGTTTAATAAAATAGGCCAAAACAGCCATAAAGAAGATGTCGCTTGGTTACTTTCTCAAGCCTATCGGGTTATAGAACTCGATTATGCAAAAAACAAAAAAGCATCTCCTATAAATATAAATCAAGATATTATTGCTATCAATAATGCGATTGCTTCTGGTGAATTTTGTGGAATTAAAAACTGTTCCACATCCAAATCATATATTTTGTTTGAAGGCTATCGAATAGCTCGCAATGTACCTTATTTTGAAGACGACCCAGCCGTTTACAACACTCCAACCGAATACATTAAAGGAGATATGCTCCACATGGATATTATCTATCCTGCAAATGCTATAGTAAAAGTACCTACTGTCTTATCTTTTTCGTACAGCAATAGCTATGCAACTTACGATGCCAACAAAAAGGAGCTAACAGATGCTCATAAAGATTTCAGGATGTTTCTCCCTTACACCTTTGCCGGTTTTAACGATTCCTTTTTAGAAGGTGCTCCCGCACACGGTATGGCATGGGCAATTGCCGACCACCCAAAATACGCGGCTTGGGGAAGTGGCAAACCAAGTAATGGTAAAAATGACACCTACAAATCCTATCAAGTCAATCCCGATGCAGCTCAAAAAGTAAAATCTGCCATTCGAACATTACGCGCTAAAAGTGAAGAATTAGGTCTTTCAGGAAAAATAGGTATTTATGGCTTTTCACGTGGCGCTTCTGCAGGTTCTATGGCTATTGGAGATAAAACTGTTGCTGAATTTGAGAATACAGGTTTTAATATAGGAATTAATGATGATGTACAGGCTGCAGCATTAGGTCCAGGAGTTTTCGATTATACACAAATATACAACACCACTGATGATGGCGATTCAAATCTTGAAATCAGATGTCCTTGGGCTTGGGGACGTTTAAAAGATAATTACGAATTATGGCAAACTATGGGTGCTAGTTTTTTGGTAGAATCGTCCAAAACGGCTCCTACACTTTTCTTTTACAATACAAACGACGATGCCTATTACCACGACCAAATCACTCATTTTAAAGCAAAACTAGACTCACTTAACGTTCCTACTTCAATGTTAATAAATTATGGTATTGGTCATGCTGTTCCTCAAACTACTGAAGATTTAAATGAACTGTACAATTTCTTTAAAAAACACCTAAAACCTTCAACTGTTGAAGTCATTATAAAACCCAATGTTGTTTCTTTTATTGAAAATAAAGACAACATTTTAAATTATCAAATAACTGAAAAATCTTTAAATGGCGCATACAAACGATCGAATTATATCCACCCACTTTACACGTTAGATGGTGATATTCTAACAGAAGATTTCCCCGAAGACCATCCCCATCACAGAGGCATTTTTTGGGCTTGGCATCAATTATTCGTTGGAGACAAACGTATTGGTGATGGTTGGGAAATTCAAAACTTTAGTTGGGATGTAACTTCTGTTGAAGAACTTAAACAAAAAGACGCTTCTAAAGCAATTGAAGCTGAAGTGCTTTGGAAATCGAACCAATGGTTAGATGTTCATGGCAATGAAAAGCCACTGGTTAAAGAAACTACTACCATAAAAGTATATCCCAAAGAAAAAAATTACCGCCAAATTAATATCGAAATTTCTTTACTTGCCTTAGAAGAAAACATACGAATTGGAGGTTCTGAAGACGCAAAAGGTTATGGTGGATTTTCCCCAAGAATTAAACTAACAGATGATGTTATTTTTACAAGTTCGGAAGGACAAGTAACACCTACAAATTTGCCTCTAAAAGCAGATTCTTGGATGGATATTTCTGGAGCTATAGGTAAAGATGGAAAACAAGTTGGACTAACCATATTGTGTCATCCGAACAACCCCCAGCCTTCAAACCAATGGATATTACGTACTAAACGGAGTATGCAAAATGCCGTGTACCCCTACCCTGGAGCCATTCCTGTACCACTATCCACTATTCAACCTACAATTTTACGTTATTGTTTAATTGTCCACAATGGTAGTATTAACACCATAGATATACCTATCATTTATAAAGACTATATAAAACAATAATTTATTAAATAGCTTTCATTAGATATTGAATAAATCCAATAGTATTTTCACTAATTTTGCTCCATGATAAAAGAACTTCAGCTTCGTATTTCACTTAAAGAAGAAGAGCGTAGTGATATTTTGGTGCAAAAAGCGTCACATATCCTTGATATTGACAAACAAGATATAACAGGAATTAAAGTACTTCGTAAATCCATTGATGCTCGAAAACCAAAAATCATCTTCAATTATAAAGTTGCCGTTTATATTCGAGAAGTTTTACCTAAAACATCCGAATATCAATTTAATTATAAAAATGTTTCAAAAGCAAAATCCGTTCACATTATCGGATTTGGACCTGCAGGTATGTATGCTGCATTACGCTGTATTGAACTAGGTTTTAAACCCATTGTTTTAGAGCGTGGTAAAAATGTAAAAGACCGCCGCCGCGATTTAAAAGCCATCAATCAAGACCATTTTGTGAATGAAGATTCTAACTATTGCTTTGGTGAAGGCGGTGCTGGAACGTATTCTGACGGGAAATTATACACCCGAAGTTTAAAACGTGGCGATGTGCGTCGCATTTTTGAAAATTTAGTGTTTCATGGTGCTACCGACCAAATTTTGGTCGATGCGCACCCACATATTGGCACCAACAAACTACCCCAAGTCGTACAAAATATTCGCGAAACTATTTTAAATAATGGTGGTGAAATTCATTTTGAAACCCGCGTGACCGATTTCATTATAAAAAATAATAAAATACAGGCCATTCAATTAAATAATAACAACGAAATGCCTGCCAACCGTGTTATTTTAGCAACAGGACATTCAGCACGTGATATCTATTATTTACTTCATAAAAAAGAAATTGCTCTAGAAGCTAAATCGTTTGCAATGGGTGTTCGTGTCGAACATCCACAACATATTATAGATTCCATTCAATACCATTGCAGTGATGAACGCCATGAGTTATTACCAGCAGCCTCCTACAGTTTGGTGCAACAAGTAAACGAACGTGGTGTATATTCCTTTTGTATGTGCCCAGGTGGATTTATAGTTCCTGCTGCTACTGCTAATGGGGAAGTAGTGGTAAATGGCATGTCACCTTCGAAACGCAACAACTTATATGCTAATTCGGGTATTGTGGTTGAGATTGATGTACACAGAGATTTACCAAAATACGAACAATTCGGAGCCTTAAAAGGATTGGAATATCAAAAGAATTTAGAACGCATGGCTTTCACCGCTGGCGGAAGAAGTCAAGCAGCACCGGCACAACGTTTAACAGATTTTGTTGAAGGGCGATTGTCAGCTAATTTGAACCCTAGCTCCTACCAACCTGGTTTAAATTCAGCACCTTTACATTCCTTATTACCTAAATTAATAGGTAGCAGACTGCGAAAAGGCTTTGAAGCATTCGGACAAAAAATGAAAGGTTACTATACTTCCGAAGCCAATATTATAGGTGTAGAATCTAGAACTTCATCACCCGTTTGCATTCCAAGAAATGAAAACTTAGAGCATCCTCAAATTGAAGGCTTATTCCCTTGTGGTGAAGGTGGTGGATATGCCGGCGGCATTGTTTCCGCTGCTATGGATGGTGAACGTTGCGCTGAATCTGCTATAAAAAACCTATAATTATTTTATGACTGAAAAAGAAAAAATGTTGGCAGGCGAATTGTACCGTCCAACAGATCCAGAATTAACAGAGGCACGACACCGCGTCCGCTTATTATTTCATAAATTTAATAGTTTAAGTGAAGTCGATTTAGAAGAACGCCAAAAAATATTATATCAAATTTTTGAAAATGCTGGAGACAATTTATTTGTAGAACCGCCTTTTCATTGTGACTATGGAAGCAACATTAAAGCAGGAAAAAACCTGTTTATAAATTTCAACTGTTGTATTTTGGATGTTGCACAAGTAACCATTGGTGATAACTGTATGTTTGCTCCTCATGTTCAAATTTACACCGCCACACATCCACTAGAATTTAAAGCTCGAAACAGCGGTAAAGAACTGGCCAAACCAGTAACCATAGGAAATAATGTTTGGATTGGTGGAAACGCTACCATTTGTCCAGGTGTTACTTTAGGTAACAATGTGGTGGTTGCAGCTGGCGCTGTTGTTACTAAAAGTTTTCCTGATGACGTTGTTATTGGTGGTAATCCGGCTAAAATTATTAAAACCATAGATAATCGCTAAAATTATAATTCTTATTTTTGCAACACTTAAAAATTAACCAATTTATGAACGCATATATATTTCCCGGTCAGGGCGCTCAATTTACAGGAATGGGTTTAAACCTTTACGAAAACTCGCCTTTCGCTCAAGAATTATTTGAGAAAGCAAACGCTATTTTAGGTTTCAATATTACAGACATTATGTTTGAAGGAACTCCAGAAGCTTTAAAAGAAACGAAAGTAACACAACCTGCCATATTTTTACATTCGGTCATACTTGCTAAAACTTTAGGTGCTAGTTTTAAACCTGATATGGTTGCTGGTCACTCATTAGGGGAATTTTCCGCCTTAGTTGCTAACGGTGCTTTAACTTTTGAAGATGGTTTGAAATTAGTATCGCAACGTGCTTTAGCCATGCAAAAAGCTTGTGAATTACAACCAAGCACAATGGCTGCTGTTTTAGGTTTAGAAGATGCTATTGTAGAAAAGGTGTGTGCAGAAACTGAAGGGGTTGTTGTTGCTGCTAATTATAATTGTCCAGGACAATTAGTGATTTCTGGTGAAGTTGAAGCCATAAACAGAGCTTGTGAAGCCATGAAAGCCGCAGGTGCTAAACGTGCTTTAGTATTACCTGTTGGTGGTGCGTTTCACTCACCTTTAATGGAACCTGCACGTGAGGAACTAGCAGCTGCAATTGAAAACACGACTTTCAGCAAACCAAACTGCCCAATTTACCAGAATGTGACTGCCAATGCCGTTATTGATGAAGCCGCCATAAAAGCAAACTTAATTTCTCAATTAACAGCTCCTGTACGTTGGACACAATCCGTACAACAGATGATTACAGATGGTGCCACTTTATTTACTGAAGTAGGTCCTGGAAACGTTTTACAAGGTTTGGTCAAAAAAATAAATAGAGAAGCTCAAACGGCTTCAGCAAGTTCATAATGAAGTTTACAAAACGTAATATATATATAGTATTAGTAATTGTTATTACAATTGCTATCGACCAAATTTCTAAAATACTCGTTCGAACGAGTATTCAGCCACGTAATGAATTTCAACCTGGTGAACGCATCTCCGTTATTGGAGATATGTTCATTATGATGAATGTTGAAAATACAGGTGCTTTTTTAGGCATGGGTAGTGATTTAAACCCAACTCTTAGAATCATCTTGCTACTCATTTTACCCATTCTTGTTCTCGGGTTTGTTTTACGTCATATTTTAAAAGATACTTCTATTGATAAATGGTCGCTTTTTGCTTTTGCCAGCATTATTGGTGGTGGCATCGCCAATGTTTACGATCGTATTGTATATGGTTCTGTTACCGATTTCTTCTTTATTGATTTGGGCGGTGTATTTAGAACGGGTATTTTTAATATGGCAGACTTATCGGTAACCACAGGTATGATTATACTAGTATTTGTTAGTTTTGGAAAGAAAAAGAAAGACGAAGACATAGAACAGACGGCTTAAAAAATTCAATTATTAAAAACAAGCATATCTTATTGAAAACAAAAAGGCTGCAAAATTTAATTTGCAGCCTTTTTTGTTTATAGTTTCAAAGTTAATTACTTTTCGCCTCTTACTTTTTGTTCCCAATTCCATGCAGAACGCATCGCGTCATCCAACGATAATTTTGTTTTCCAACCCAATTCATTATTAGCCTTGGTAGTATCGGCATAAGCTGAAATAATATCACCTTCTCTTCTACCTACTATTTTATAATTTAATTTTTTACCAGACACTTTTTCAAAAGATTTCACAACTTCTAAAACCGTACTTCCTGTACCTGTTCCTAAATTAAAAGTCTCGTAATTGGCTTTATTTTTATTATTCAGTAATCGTCCAAGTGCTACTACATGTGCGTTCGCTAAATCGACCACATGAATATAATCGCGTATACAAGTTCCATCTGAAGTTGGATAATCATCTCCAAACACAGACAATTGCTCACGTAACCCAATACCTGTTTGCGTAATAAAAGGTACTAAATTTTGAGGCACTCCAATTGGCAACTCACCAATATTAACAGACTCATGCGCTCCTACTGGATTAAAATAACGCAATGCAATCGCTTTAAGACTTGGTGTTACTTTACAAGTATCGCTAATTATTTCTTCACCTATTTGCTTTGTGTTTCCGTAAGGTGACTCCGCTTGTTTTACAGGCGCATTTTCTGTAATAGGTAACTCGTCTGCTTGTCCATAAACGGTACATGACGAACTAAAAATAAAACTCGCTTCTGGCAGTTTTTTTAATTCTTTTAGAATGTAAACCAAAGTACTTATGTTGTTTTCATAATACAATAAAGGTTCTTTTACACTTTCGCCAACTGCCTTACTAGCTGCAAAATGAATCACTCCTTTTATATCGCTATGCTTAGCAAAAAAAGCTTCAACACCCGATCTATCTTTTAAATCTAATTTTTCAAAAAGTGGTTTTTTGCCACTAATAGAAGTAATGCCATCTAACACGCTTATGGATGAATTTGATAAATCGTCGATAATAACAACTTCGTAACCTTCCTTTTGTAATTCTACAACAGTGTGAGACCCTATAAAGCCTAAACCACCTGTAACTAATATTTTATCCATTTATAAAGTTTATAATTGTTGATGTAATAAATTCTATTTGTTCATCATCCAATTCGGTATGCATGGGTAATGAAATAACATTTTTAACTAATTGATTGGTAACAGGAAAATCGCCTTCATTATATCTTGAATCCTCATATGCTTTTTGCTTATGAAGTGGTATGGGATAATACACACCACAAGGAATTCCTTTTTCATTTAAGTGCTTTACCAACGCATCTCTATCAACATCTTTTACTTGTAATGTATATTGATGAAACACATGTGAATCCCCATCATCATTTCTATAAGGAATCATGATCTCTTTTATATTCTTAAAAGCGGCATCATATGCATTAGCTGCTTTTATTCTTTTTCTATTGTAAGTGTCTAAATTTTTGAGCTTGATATCTAAAACAGCTGCCTGCACACTATCTAAACGTGAATTAACACCAACAACATCGTGGTGGTAACGTTCGTACATGCCATGGTTTACAATACCTCGAATGGTATGTGCTAAATCATCATCATTTGTAAAAATAGCTCCACCGTCTCCATAACACCCTAAGTTTTTAGATGGGAAAAATGACGTTGATGCCACATGTCCCATAGTTCCTGCTTGTGCTTTTGTACCATTTTTAAAAGTATAAGTGGCTCCAATAGCTTGTGCATTGTCTTCTATTACGAATAAATTATGTGCTTTGGCAATCTCCATGATAGCCTCCATGTTCGCACATTGTCCAAATAAATGTACTGGTACAATCGCTTTTGTTTTTGGAGTAATGGCTTTTTTAATGGCTTCAATATTAATATTAAAATCATCTGGATTTACATCAACTAAAACGGGTGTTAATTGCAACAAGGCAATTACCTCAACGGTTGCAGCAAAGGTAAAATCAGCAGTTATAACCTCATCACCTGGTTTCAATCCTAATCCCATCATAGCAATTTGTAACGCATCCGTTCCATTAGCACATGGAATGACGTGTTTTACATCTAAATATTGCTCTAAATTCTTTTGAAATTGGTGAACTTTAGGACCATTAATATAGGCCGTTGTTTCTAAAACCTCTAGGATGGACGTGTTTACAAGGTCTTTAATCTCGTCATATTGACCTTTAAGGTCAACCATTTGAATTTTCTTCATCTAAAAAATGTCAACTTCTATGGTGTTGCAATAATAATAGTAACAAACTTCCATATTATGAGTTAATAAGCTACGAAATTACAAAATTAGTACACGGTAACCAATGAAATTATTTTAAAGAAATGTATTTTAGCCTTAAAGAAAAAAGAATTGAGTTTTATTTATAACATTGGTATCCATCTGGCTCATTTTGGTTTAAAATGCGTAGCGCCATTCAACAAAAAAATTAAAAGTGGTATTGTTGGAAGACAAGATACCTTTAATATACTGAAAAGCAATTTAAAACCAACAGACAAAACACTTTGGTTTCATTGTGCATCTTTGGGTGAATATGAACAAGGACTTCCTGTTTTCAAAGCACTTCGAGACCAATATAAATCACATAAAATTGTGCTTAGTTTTTTTTCACCATCGGGTTACGAAATTCGAAAAAACTCGCCTGTTGCAGATGTTGTAGTTTATTTACCATTAGACACGAAAACAAATGCAAATCAGTTTCTAGATTTAGTAAATCCCGAACTCACCGTTTTTGTGAAGTACGATATTTGGCCTAATTTCTTAAATGAAATAAGAGAAAGAAAGTTGAGAGCTATTTTAATTTCGGCTGCATTTAGAGAAAATCAAACATTTTTTAAATTTTATGGTAATCCATTAAGAAACGCTTTATTTGCTTTTGAACATATTTTTACCCAAAATGAAAATTCGAAAAGATTACTTGAATCTATAAATTACAATAAAGTTACTGTTTCGGGCGACACGCGTTTTGATCGTGTTTCCAGTCAGTTAGAAATAGATAACACTCTAGATTTTATTGAAACCTTCAAACAAGACAAACTTTGTGTGGTTGCTGGTAGTACTTGGCCTGAAGACGAAAGCTTACTTGTGAATTTTATTAATTCTGAAGCCTCAAAAGATGTGAAATTTATTATTGCTCCACATAATATTAAATCGGCCCAAATAAAAAATATTCAAGAAAAACTAACGGTTAAAAGCATTCTGTTTTCTGAAAAAGACAACGAACAACTTCAAACTGCACAAGTATTTATTATTGACACTATTGGTATTCTTTCGAAAATTTACAGCTATGCAAACATTGCTTATGTTGGAGGAGCTATAGGCACTACAGGTTTGCACAATACTTTAGAACCAGCGGTTTTTGGCATACCAATTATTATTGGGAACCAGCATTCAAAATTTCCTGAAGCGCAGGAAATGATAGATAATGCTGGCATGTTTTCTATTTCAAATCAGAACGAATTTAATGTTATTCTAGATGATTTAATTAAAAATAAACAAATGCGATTACAATCTGGTTCTCATAATTCAAATTACATTAAAAATAATCTAGGTGCTGTAACTAAAATATTGAGGTACTTAGAATTGTAGAAAAAACATTTCTATAATTCATTTTTTGAAACCAAATTCAATTTCCCGTTTTGTAAACCTTTACCAGACACCAACAGTTCTATATTTCCTGTTTCATTCGTAGATTGTATTATAACAACCAACTTACCACTAAACAATTTCATGGTTGGTTTGTGAAATATTTCCAATGAAGTTGCATCACCGTTACATGCTGCTCTATAGGTTCCTTTTCCTTTAACTTTGAATTTTAACTGATTTGTTGCATTTGGACAAGGAATACCATTTTTATCTACTACAGAAACCTCAACATAAGACAAATCCTTACCATTCGATTTAATCGTTTTTCTATCTGGATTTAATATGATTTTATAGGGTTTTCCAGCTGTATGTATTTCTTTTTCTGAAACGGGATGACCCTCATCATTAAAAGCCACAACTTTTAATGTTCCTGGTTCGTATCTCACATCCATCCACATCAATCGATACCTGTTTTGTGGGCTGGCATTGTTCTTTTTCTGAATCCCCATGCTTTTGCCGTTAACAAAAAGTTCTGCACTATTATAACTCGTATAAACAAAAACAGGCGTGACTTCACCTTCACGACCTTTCCAATTCCAATGCGGCAGGATATGCAAAGTTTCGTTTGTAGTGTTCCATCTACTTCTATATAAATAAAAACGATCTTTGGGCAGCCCTGCTAAATCTGAAATCCCAAAGTACGAACTACGTGATGGCCAACTTTTATCGTAAGGTGTTGGTTCTCCTAAATAATCAAAACCAGTCCAAACGAATTCACCAATTACCCACGGTTTATCATCTTGCAATACAAAATCTTCATCTGGTATGTTAGACCAACTGCAGGCTTCCAAATCATAGGATGAAGATTGAAAATCGTCATATTGTTTATTTTTTTCTTGAACCACAGGGAATTTATAAATACCTCTTGAACTTACTGTTGATGCCGTTTCTGAACCTAAAATAAATCCTTGTGGAAATTTTTCATAAGCATCTTCATACAAATGAACACGATAATTGAGTCCTGGCACATCTAATAACACCCCAAAACCGGATTCCATAGTCGCTTTAACTTGATCCATACCAACCGTAACAGGTCTTGTTGGATCTTCTCTGTGAAAAATATCTTGAAGCCATTTAGCACGTTTTACACCTTCACTTCCTCGCTGATCAGGCACTTCGTTCCCTGAACTCCACATAACTATAGAAGGATGATTTTTAGTAGCTTGTACTAAATTTATAATGTCTCTTTCGGCATAATCTTCAAAAAAACGATGATAT
The genomic region above belongs to Mariniflexile litorale and contains:
- a CDS encoding isoamylase early set domain-containing protein; the protein is MAITKQYLKSKPVCKVTFSILAEDAKKVSVVGNFNEWNAKTTPLKKLKNGTFKATVDLDKDNSYEYKYLVDGVFVNDEAADAYVWNDFASADNSVVNV
- a CDS encoding DegT/DnrJ/EryC1/StrS family aminotransferase; the encoded protein is MKKIQMVDLKGQYDEIKDLVNTSILEVLETTAYINGPKVHQFQKNLEQYLDVKHVIPCANGTDALQIAMMGLGLKPGDEVITADFTFAATVEVIALLQLTPVLVDVNPDDFNINIEAIKKAITPKTKAIVPVHLFGQCANMEAIMEIAKAHNLFVIEDNAQAIGATYTFKNGTKAQAGTMGHVASTSFFPSKNLGCYGDGGAIFTNDDDLAHTIRGIVNHGMYERYHHDVVGVNSRLDSVQAAVLDIKLKNLDTYNRKRIKAANAYDAAFKNIKEIMIPYRNDDGDSHVFHQYTLQVKDVDRDALVKHLNEKGIPCGVYYPIPLHKQKAYEDSRYNEGDFPVTNQLVKNVISLPMHTELDDEQIEFITSTIINFING
- a CDS encoding dihydrofolate reductase, with protein sequence MFGKKKNIPQIDKDQLELIENAQKRVKQKKRLYIHFVVFLIGAVFLIVTNTLLGVGENFKILGYDWFLFAILFWLFLFVYHLFNVFITHKFMGKAWEQAQLNKLVSKQQLGIEKLKQNLPKEVSTIQKNAVIDAPKQTLTIIVATAENDAIGKHNKLIWHISDDLKRFKNLTSGHHIIMGRKTFESFPKPLPNRTHIVITRNPNYQVPVGVVLVNSLEAAIKACATDPQPYIIGGGEIYKQAILVADKIELTRVHESFPADTFFPKVDSSIWKETNSIFHKKDEKNEFDFTFLTYERK
- a CDS encoding DUF6807 family protein, yielding MLKALIYFFLSLSITSCASTGKWASKVTKSNISYKVTDSNEPIKDFTGNYLTVIYLENLMFNKIGQNSHKEDVAWLLSQAYRVIELDYAKNKKASPININQDIIAINNAIASGEFCGIKNCSTSKSYILFEGYRIARNVPYFEDDPAVYNTPTEYIKGDMLHMDIIYPANAIVKVPTVLSFSYSNSYATYDANKKELTDAHKDFRMFLPYTFAGFNDSFLEGAPAHGMAWAIADHPKYAAWGSGKPSNGKNDTYKSYQVNPDAAQKVKSAIRTLRAKSEELGLSGKIGIYGFSRGASAGSMAIGDKTVAEFENTGFNIGINDDVQAAALGPGVFDYTQIYNTTDDGDSNLEIRCPWAWGRLKDNYELWQTMGASFLVESSKTAPTLFFYNTNDDAYYHDQITHFKAKLDSLNVPTSMLINYGIGHAVPQTTEDLNELYNFFKKHLKPSTVEVIIKPNVVSFIENKDNILNYQITEKSLNGAYKRSNYIHPLYTLDGDILTEDFPEDHPHHRGIFWAWHQLFVGDKRIGDGWEIQNFSWDVTSVEELKQKDASKAIEAEVLWKSNQWLDVHGNEKPLVKETTTIKVYPKEKNYRQINIEISLLALEENIRIGGSEDAKGYGGFSPRIKLTDDVIFTSSEGQVTPTNLPLKADSWMDISGAIGKDGKQVGLTILCHPNNPQPSNQWILRTKRSMQNAVYPYPGAIPVPLSTIQPTILRYCLIVHNGSINTIDIPIIYKDYIKQ
- a CDS encoding sugar O-acetyltransferase, which translates into the protein MTEKEKMLAGELYRPTDPELTEARHRVRLLFHKFNSLSEVDLEERQKILYQIFENAGDNLFVEPPFHCDYGSNIKAGKNLFINFNCCILDVAQVTIGDNCMFAPHVQIYTATHPLEFKARNSGKELAKPVTIGNNVWIGGNATICPGVTLGNNVVVAAGAVVTKSFPDDVVIGGNPAKIIKTIDNR
- the fabD gene encoding ACP S-malonyltransferase yields the protein MNAYIFPGQGAQFTGMGLNLYENSPFAQELFEKANAILGFNITDIMFEGTPEALKETKVTQPAIFLHSVILAKTLGASFKPDMVAGHSLGEFSALVANGALTFEDGLKLVSQRALAMQKACELQPSTMAAVLGLEDAIVEKVCAETEGVVVAANYNCPGQLVISGEVEAINRACEAMKAAGAKRALVLPVGGAFHSPLMEPAREELAAAIENTTFSKPNCPIYQNVTANAVIDEAAIKANLISQLTAPVRWTQSVQQMITDGATLFTEVGPGNVLQGLVKKINREAQTASASS
- the lspA gene encoding signal peptidase II yields the protein MKFTKRNIYIVLVIVITIAIDQISKILVRTSIQPRNEFQPGERISVIGDMFIMMNVENTGAFLGMGSDLNPTLRIILLLILPILVLGFVLRHILKDTSIDKWSLFAFASIIGGGIANVYDRIVYGSVTDFFFIDLGGVFRTGIFNMADLSVTTGMIILVFVSFGKKKKDEDIEQTA
- the galE gene encoding UDP-glucose 4-epimerase GalE → MDKILVTGGLGFIGSHTVVELQKEGYEVVIIDDLSNSSISVLDGITSISGKKPLFEKLDLKDRSGVEAFFAKHSDIKGVIHFAASKAVGESVKEPLLYYENNISTLVYILKELKKLPEASFIFSSSCTVYGQADELPITENAPVKQAESPYGNTKQIGEEIISDTCKVTPSLKAIALRYFNPVGAHESVNIGELPIGVPQNLVPFITQTGIGLREQLSVFGDDYPTSDGTCIRDYIHVVDLANAHVVALGRLLNNKNKANYETFNLGTGTGSTVLEVVKSFEKVSGKKLNYKIVGRREGDIISAYADTTKANNELGWKTKLSLDDAMRSAWNWEQKVRGEK
- a CDS encoding FAD-dependent protein, which codes for MIKELQLRISLKEEERSDILVQKASHILDIDKQDITGIKVLRKSIDARKPKIIFNYKVAVYIREVLPKTSEYQFNYKNVSKAKSVHIIGFGPAGMYAALRCIELGFKPIVLERGKNVKDRRRDLKAINQDHFVNEDSNYCFGEGGAGTYSDGKLYTRSLKRGDVRRIFENLVFHGATDQILVDAHPHIGTNKLPQVVQNIRETILNNGGEIHFETRVTDFIIKNNKIQAIQLNNNNEMPANRVILATGHSARDIYYLLHKKEIALEAKSFAMGVRVEHPQHIIDSIQYHCSDERHELLPAASYSLVQQVNERGVYSFCMCPGGFIVPAATANGEVVVNGMSPSKRNNLYANSGIVVEIDVHRDLPKYEQFGALKGLEYQKNLERMAFTAGGRSQAAPAQRLTDFVEGRLSANLNPSSYQPGLNSAPLHSLLPKLIGSRLRKGFEAFGQKMKGYYTSEANIIGVESRTSSPVCIPRNENLEHPQIEGLFPCGEGGGYAGGIVSAAMDGERCAESAIKNL